A genomic stretch from Rhodomicrobium vannielii ATCC 17100 includes:
- a CDS encoding glycosyltransferase, which translates to MTPTLYMTRNGLLEPLGQSQVFAYLRGLSSDYRITLITYEKDEDRADAARMGAARAECDRLGIRWLPQRFAPRPKIIAPGLSMLRMIWLVRREVEGQGARLIHARSYIPAAVAMIVGRLTGVPFIFDMRALWPEELITAGRLRRGSLLHRAIVAAERACLRRADAVVSLTHAAHDHLKQIYPSDMAGQTVAVIPTCADLDRFVPAEGRPDRWVIGCLGTVLSGWFRLDWLAAFLAFAAARDPNAIFELTTRDDPARVRAGLDPDGRLGDRLRIAAVAPEDVHLVLQGQTASVMFYAGGQVSELGRSPTRMAEILGCGLPVVANDGVGDVARIIRDRRVGVLLDGLELAQMQAAWDGLLTLLSDPETGARCRQAAEEVFSLQAGTRAYAALYATLTGAANAVLAEEMMTPCAD; encoded by the coding sequence ATGACTCCGACGCTCTATATGACCCGCAACGGGCTGCTCGAACCGCTGGGGCAAAGCCAGGTCTTCGCCTATCTGCGGGGGCTTTCGAGCGACTACCGGATCACGCTGATCACCTATGAAAAGGACGAGGACCGGGCCGATGCCGCGCGGATGGGCGCTGCGCGGGCCGAATGCGACAGGCTGGGCATCCGCTGGCTGCCGCAGCGGTTCGCGCCTCGGCCAAAGATCATCGCCCCCGGGCTGAGCATGCTGCGGATGATCTGGCTGGTACGGCGCGAGGTCGAGGGACAGGGCGCACGGCTGATCCATGCCCGTTCCTACATCCCCGCCGCTGTTGCAATGATTGTCGGACGGCTGACCGGCGTGCCGTTCATCTTCGACATGCGCGCCCTTTGGCCCGAAGAGCTGATAACCGCGGGGCGGCTGCGGCGCGGGTCCCTGCTGCATCGTGCGATCGTCGCTGCCGAACGCGCCTGCCTGCGACGGGCTGACGCCGTAGTGTCGCTGACCCATGCGGCCCACGATCACCTGAAACAGATCTATCCATCTGACATGGCGGGCCAGACCGTTGCGGTGATCCCGACCTGCGCCGACCTCGACCGGTTTGTTCCGGCTGAGGGGAGGCCGGATCGATGGGTGATCGGCTGTCTTGGGACGGTGCTGAGCGGTTGGTTCCGGCTCGACTGGCTGGCGGCGTTCCTGGCCTTTGCAGCCGCGCGCGATCCCAATGCGATATTCGAACTGACCACACGCGACGATCCCGCGCGGGTGCGCGCCGGGCTCGATCCGGACGGACGGCTGGGCGACCGACTGCGCATTGCCGCGGTGGCCCCCGAAGATGTGCACTTGGTGCTGCAAGGACAGACGGCGTCGGTGATGTTCTACGCGGGTGGACAGGTCTCGGAATTGGGACGCTCCCCAACCCGCATGGCCGAAATCCTTGGCTGTGGCCTGCCGGTCGTGGCCAATGACGGTGTCGGCGATGTCGCCCGGATCATCCGCGATCGCAGGGTCGGCGTTCTGCTCGATGGGCTCGAATTGGCGCAGATGCAGGCCGCTTGGGACGGGCTGTTGACGCTGCTGTCAGACCCGGAAACTGGCGCGCGCTGTCGGCAGGCGGCGGAAGAGGTGTTCTCTCTGCAGGCAGGCACCCGAGCCTATGCGGCACTTTACGCTACCCTGACCGGCGCGGCCAATGCCGTCCTTGCAGAGGAAATGATGACGCCATGTGCGGACTGA
- a CDS encoding glycosyltransferase family 2 protein codes for MDDRLTKSSCGNASLTEGMADRPLVTFALFAYNQEKYIREAVEGAFSQTYEPLEIILSDDCSSDRTFEIMQEMAAAYVGPHSVYLRRGEINLGTAQHLSAVAQMARGELLIVAAGDDISLPSRTQAIVNSWLEHDKAVSCIHSCALELNDIGQRRDILLPRASSIILKNELERWMKIDLLPFIAPTCAYSKKVFERFGPFCGGSIIEDGPMALRCLLTGPIIYVPEPLVAIRMSINSSGRCNNILDSSRWNRFIRSQIISYITKVQDLSVSDLPAKPSRRLDRKYRNKIRALSAFIRPNKPTPGLLWKTKFIYIYFFHYAIDAKMKHRLSELVHALGYADSPIYRLTVKIAKSFGRRRDRGIPHRSFSATWVKLWKRIPSVRS; via the coding sequence ATGGATGACCGACTGACGAAAAGTTCTTGCGGCAACGCAAGCCTGACCGAGGGCATGGCGGACCGACCGCTCGTGACCTTCGCGCTCTTTGCCTACAATCAGGAGAAATACATCCGCGAGGCGGTGGAGGGAGCGTTTTCCCAGACCTATGAACCGCTGGAGATCATCCTGTCTGACGACTGTTCCAGCGACCGGACATTCGAGATCATGCAGGAGATGGCGGCGGCGTATGTGGGGCCGCACAGCGTATATCTGCGAAGAGGCGAGATAAACCTGGGTACGGCGCAGCACCTCAGCGCCGTAGCGCAGATGGCTCGTGGAGAGCTGTTAATAGTCGCCGCTGGGGACGATATTTCATTGCCATCAAGAACGCAAGCAATTGTAAACTCTTGGCTCGAACATGATAAAGCGGTTTCATGTATTCATAGTTGTGCCTTGGAATTAAATGATATTGGACAGCGGAGAGATATTTTATTACCAAGAGCATCGAGTATTATTTTAAAAAACGAGCTTGAACGGTGGATGAAAATTGACTTGCTGCCCTTTATCGCGCCAACGTGTGCATATTCAAAAAAGGTCTTTGAGCGTTTCGGTCCGTTTTGTGGCGGGTCAATTATCGAAGACGGCCCCATGGCGCTACGATGTCTCTTGACCGGTCCAATCATATACGTTCCAGAGCCACTTGTTGCTATAAGAATGTCAATTAATTCAAGTGGACGCTGCAATAACATACTTGATTCGAGCCGATGGAATCGTTTTATAAGAAGCCAAATTATCAGTTATATAACAAAAGTGCAGGACCTGTCCGTTTCCGATTTGCCCGCAAAGCCAAGTCGGCGGCTAGACCGGAAATACAGAAATAAAATAAGAGCTCTTTCTGCGTTTATACGCCCAAATAAACCTACGCCAGGGCTGTTATGGAAAACTAAATTTATTTATATATATTTTTTTCATTATGCGATCGATGCAAAGATGAAGCATCGCCTGTCTGAACTTGTGCATGCTCTTGGTTACGCGGATAGTCCGATTTACCGTTTGACTGTTAAAATTGCAAAGTCATTTGGAAGAAGGCGCGATAGAGGCATCCCGCATCGGAGTTTTTCCGCAACATGGGTGAAATTATGGAAGAGAATACCGAGCGTCCGCTCATAA
- the tnpC gene encoding IS66 family transposase: protein MILAERAARLSAEAVAARARAATSSTDALIAHLRLEIEKLRRVLYGSRSEHKARLLEQMELQLEELETAAAEDELLAETATARTQGTPSSTRKHPSRKPFPAHLPRERVVLPAPTCCPSCGSTKLSKLGEDVTETLEVVPRRWKVIQTVREKFSCRCCEAIAQPPAPFHATPRGFAGPGLLAMILFEKFGQHQPLNRQSERYAREGVELSVSTLADQVGSCMAALQPLQALIEAHVLSAERLFGDDTTVPILAKGKTVTGRIWTYVRDDRPFGGTAPPAALYYASRDRRQEHPESHLRDFAGILQADAYSGYNGLYDPAREKGAIVSALCWAHARRQFFELADIAANAKRGKQAPAISPIALEAVKRIDALFDIERSINGLPASERLRVRQKQSAPLLADLKTSLGEERSRLSRSASVARPIDYLLKRWDRFAAFLGDGRICLSNNSAERALRGFALGRKSWLFAGSDRGADRAAFMMTMIMTAKLNGIDPMAWLADVLARIAGQPQSRLHELLPWEWKQPGLQLAA from the coding sequence ATGATCCTCGCCGAGCGCGCCGCCCGCCTTTCCGCCGAGGCCGTTGCGGCTCGCGCTCGCGCGGCGACATCCAGCACGGACGCGCTGATCGCTCATCTGAGGCTCGAGATCGAGAAGCTGCGGCGGGTGCTTTACGGTAGCCGCTCGGAGCACAAGGCGCGGCTCCTGGAGCAGATGGAGCTTCAGCTCGAAGAGCTGGAGACAGCCGCGGCCGAGGACGAGCTTCTCGCCGAGACAGCCACAGCCCGGACGCAAGGCACGCCATCCTCTACGCGCAAGCATCCATCGCGCAAGCCTTTCCCGGCGCATCTGCCGCGCGAGCGCGTGGTGCTCCCGGCGCCGACATGTTGTCCGTCTTGCGGCTCGACGAAGCTGTCGAAGCTCGGCGAGGACGTCACCGAGACGCTCGAGGTTGTTCCGCGCCGCTGGAAAGTCATCCAAACGGTGCGCGAGAAGTTCTCCTGCCGGTGCTGCGAGGCGATCGCGCAACCGCCGGCGCCCTTTCATGCAACGCCGCGCGGTTTTGCCGGGCCGGGCCTTTTGGCCATGATCTTGTTCGAGAAGTTCGGCCAGCACCAGCCTCTCAACCGGCAAAGCGAGCGGTATGCGCGCGAAGGCGTCGAACTTTCCGTCTCGACGCTGGCCGATCAGGTTGGGTCCTGCATGGCGGCGCTGCAACCGCTCCAGGCGCTGATCGAGGCCCATGTTCTTTCGGCCGAACGGTTGTTTGGCGACGACACGACGGTGCCGATCCTGGCGAAAGGCAAGACAGTCACCGGCCGCATCTGGACCTATGTCAGAGACGATCGCCCTTTTGGCGGGACCGCGCCGCCGGCCGCGCTTTACTACGCTTCGCGAGACCGAAGGCAGGAGCATCCCGAGAGCCATCTTCGAGACTTCGCCGGCATTTTGCAGGCCGACGCCTATAGCGGCTATAACGGGCTTTACGATCCGGCGCGCGAAAAAGGCGCCATCGTCTCGGCGCTGTGCTGGGCGCACGCCAGGCGCCAGTTCTTCGAACTGGCTGACATCGCCGCCAACGCGAAGCGCGGCAAACAGGCGCCGGCCATCTCCCCGATTGCGCTGGAAGCGGTCAAGCGCATCGACGCGCTGTTCGACATCGAGCGCTCCATCAACGGCCTTCCCGCCAGCGAGCGCCTGCGCGTGCGCCAGAAGCAAAGCGCGCCGCTTCTGGCCGATCTGAAAACCTCGCTTGGCGAGGAGCGCTCGCGATTGTCGCGCTCGGCTTCCGTCGCCAGGCCCATCGATTATCTGCTCAAGCGCTGGGATCGGTTCGCCGCTTTCCTTGGCGACGGCCGCATCTGCCTGAGCAACAACTCGGCCGAACGAGCGCTGAGAGGTTTTGCGCTCGGAAGAAAGTCGTGGCTCTTCGCCGGTTCAGATCGCGGCGCCGACCGGGCCGCCTTTATGATGACGATGATCATGACGGCCAAACTCAACGGCATCGATCCGATGGCTTGGCTGGCCGATGTGCTCGCCCGCATCGCAGGCCAGCCGCAAAGCCGACTCCATGAGCTGCTGCCCTGGGAATGGAAGCAGCCCGGCTTGCAACTGGCGGCGTAG
- a CDS encoding glycosyltransferase, which produces MGEIMEENTERPLITFAVVAYNQAQFVREAINGAFSQTYEPLEIILSDDCSTDQTFEIMQEMAAEYEGPHKIRLRRNLKNLGLAGHINKVIAASSGEIVSWAAGDDIALPNRTEIFVEKLLADPGNVGVHSNVLEINLVGQPIRERLHTSLESTTSLDKVIQRGQSVITQSHAFRKSVFDFFGPFRADLTQEGIAMAFRESSLGKVAFVDQCLTHYRIGCGVSTYSGADINKRRSSEPIKFTNWYLSAFQQMLDDSKSLPYKLSSKQINIIKKNIAFYNNLLEINQEQRIITPLVRNFFMKPRDTKSLRAALRLFLPVSLYRRIAS; this is translated from the coding sequence ATGGGTGAAATTATGGAAGAGAATACCGAGCGTCCGCTCATAACGTTTGCTGTAGTTGCTTACAATCAGGCGCAGTTTGTCAGGGAGGCCATAAACGGCGCGTTTTCTCAAACATACGAACCGCTGGAGATCATCCTATCTGACGACTGTTCGACCGACCAGACGTTTGAGATCATGCAGGAAATGGCAGCAGAGTATGAGGGGCCGCACAAAATCAGGTTGAGGAGAAATTTAAAAAACTTAGGACTAGCCGGGCATATTAATAAAGTAATCGCCGCGTCAAGCGGCGAGATTGTTAGCTGGGCTGCCGGCGACGATATCGCATTGCCGAATCGAACCGAAATATTCGTTGAGAAGCTCCTTGCAGATCCAGGAAATGTCGGCGTTCATTCGAATGTCCTTGAAATTAATCTCGTCGGTCAACCTATTCGAGAACGACTTCACACTAGCCTGGAATCAACCACTTCATTGGACAAAGTTATTCAACGAGGGCAATCCGTAATCACTCAGTCACATGCATTCCGAAAGTCCGTTTTCGATTTTTTTGGGCCATTCAGAGCCGATCTTACACAAGAAGGCATAGCGATGGCATTTCGAGAGTCCTCACTCGGCAAAGTGGCATTTGTCGATCAATGTTTAACTCACTACAGAATAGGGTGCGGGGTGTCCACCTACTCAGGCGCAGATATTAACAAAAGAAGGAGTTCTGAGCCCATAAAGTTTACAAATTGGTACCTTTCTGCATTTCAACAGATGCTTGATGACTCCAAAAGTCTTCCTTACAAATTATCTTCAAAACAAATTAATATTATTAAAAAAAATATTGCGTTCTACAATAACCTCCTTGAGATAAACCAGGAGCAACGGATTATAACTCCACTAGTTAGAAACTTTTTCATGAAGCCGAGAGACACAAAATCACTGCGCGCCGCACTAAGGCTGTTCTTGCCAGTCTCATTGTACCGCAGGATCGCGAGTTGA
- the asnB gene encoding asparagine synthase (glutamine-hydrolyzing) has product MCGLTGILSAAPPSNDVRGTIARMTAALHHRGPDAEGLWAEDGIALGHRRLSILDLSEAGAQPMRSACGRFVIAFNGEIYNHLDLRRDLEAAGVAPDWRGHSDTETLLAGIAHWGLDETLRRAAGMFAIALWDRKERRLSLARDRIGEKPLYWGWAGGALVFGSELKALRQHPGFPRDVCRQALALYLRFAYVPAPRSIHPGVYKLEPGCILTVDDTPPAAPPQDPLRPGDRHGSLSIRRYWSLNEAIEAGGRNRFTDEVAALGALDTALRAAVGRQMLADVPLGAFLSGGIDSSLIVALMQVQSSRPVKTFTVGFENPAFDEAPFAAAVARHLGTDHTELVVTENEAREVIPQLPDLYDEPFADSSQIPSHLVCRAARAQVTVALSGDAGDELFGGYNRYFWGPRVWRRLDWMPFGLRRSLGHAIAAVPVPVWDRAGAIVSRSVSRPGDKAHRLAARLREVETQDDLYRSLVSEWPGQRLVRGFSADLGGVLDDPLLPSVLEDDPVGRMMAQDMRTYLPDDILCKVDRAAMGVSLETRVPFLDPEVMSLSARLPPDMRIRDGQGKWALRQILYRHVPRELIERPKTGFGIPVGEWLRGPLRSWAEDLLSEDALARDDLIDPAPVRQAWAEHLSGRRDWTYRLWIVLMFMAWRAVQMSNIDRVRVETPA; this is encoded by the coding sequence ATGTGCGGACTGACCGGCATCCTGAGCGCGGCCCCCCCGTCGAACGACGTACGCGGCACGATTGCCCGCATGACAGCCGCCCTCCACCACCGCGGGCCAGATGCCGAAGGGCTTTGGGCGGAGGACGGGATCGCGCTAGGGCACCGGCGGTTGTCGATCCTCGACCTGTCCGAGGCGGGGGCGCAGCCGATGCGGTCCGCTTGCGGGCGGTTCGTGATCGCCTTCAACGGCGAGATTTACAATCACCTTGATCTGCGACGCGATCTGGAGGCGGCGGGCGTCGCGCCCGACTGGCGCGGGCATTCGGATACCGAGACGCTGCTCGCCGGGATCGCGCATTGGGGCCTGGACGAAACGTTGCGGCGCGCGGCCGGGATGTTCGCCATCGCGCTTTGGGACCGCAAGGAAAGGCGCCTGTCGCTTGCCCGCGATCGGATTGGCGAGAAGCCGCTCTACTGGGGCTGGGCCGGGGGGGCGCTTGTCTTCGGGTCCGAGCTGAAGGCGCTGCGCCAGCATCCCGGCTTTCCGCGCGACGTCTGTCGGCAGGCGCTCGCGCTCTATCTGCGGTTTGCCTATGTGCCGGCGCCTCGGAGCATCCATCCCGGCGTCTACAAGCTGGAACCGGGCTGCATCCTCACAGTCGACGACACCCCGCCGGCGGCTCCGCCGCAAGACCCGCTACGCCCCGGCGACCGTCACGGCAGCTTGTCGATCCGACGCTACTGGTCGCTGAACGAGGCGATCGAGGCCGGCGGCCGGAACCGCTTTACCGACGAGGTCGCGGCGCTCGGAGCGCTCGACACTGCCCTGCGCGCTGCGGTGGGACGCCAGATGCTCGCCGACGTGCCGCTGGGCGCCTTTCTGTCGGGCGGGATCGACAGTTCGCTGATCGTGGCCCTTATGCAGGTGCAATCGTCGCGGCCGGTGAAGACTTTTACCGTGGGCTTCGAAAACCCCGCCTTCGATGAAGCGCCCTTCGCCGCCGCCGTGGCGCGCCATCTGGGGACCGATCACACCGAACTCGTCGTCACCGAGAACGAAGCGCGCGAGGTCATCCCCCAACTTCCTGACCTGTACGATGAGCCCTTCGCGGATTCGTCACAGATCCCCAGCCATCTCGTCTGTCGTGCCGCGCGCGCTCAAGTCACCGTGGCGCTGTCCGGCGATGCGGGAGATGAATTGTTCGGGGGGTACAACCGCTATTTCTGGGGACCGCGCGTCTGGCGCCGGCTCGACTGGATGCCCTTCGGTCTCAGGCGGTCGCTGGGGCATGCGATCGCAGCGGTGCCGGTTCCGGTCTGGGACCGGGCCGGGGCGATCGTAAGCAGGTCCGTCAGCCGACCGGGCGACAAGGCGCACCGGCTAGCAGCCAGACTGCGCGAAGTCGAGACGCAGGACGATCTCTACCGCAGCCTCGTGTCGGAATGGCCGGGTCAGCGGCTCGTCCGGGGGTTCTCTGCGGATCTAGGCGGCGTTCTCGACGATCCGCTGCTCCCCTCCGTCCTGGAGGATGATCCGGTCGGACGGATGATGGCGCAGGACATGCGCACCTACCTGCCCGACGATATCCTTTGCAAGGTCGACCGCGCCGCCATGGGTGTGAGTCTGGAGACGCGGGTGCCCTTCCTCGATCCCGAAGTCATGAGCCTGTCGGCTCGATTGCCGCCGGACATGAGGATCCGCGATGGACAGGGGAAATGGGCGCTGAGGCAGATCCTCTACCGCCATGTCCCGCGCGAACTGATCGAACGCCCGAAAACTGGCTTCGGCATCCCTGTCGGAGAATGGCTGCGCGGTCCATTACGTAGCTGGGCTGAGGATTTGCTGTCGGAAGACGCCCTCGCCAGAGACGACCTGATTGATCCAGCACCGGTTCGCCAAGCCTGGGCCGAACACCTGTCCGGCCGCCGCGACTGGACGTACCGGTTGTGGATCGTGCTGATGTTCATGGCGTGGAGGGCGGTACAAATGAGCAATATCGACCGCGTCCGTGTGGAAACGCCGGCCTGA
- a CDS encoding acyltransferase, with protein sequence MTLLGQLQKLRILVYEIVSTNKLSGQGLRIFQPVHALGSGKITIGRNVTIGVFPSPGYFSGACHIEVRSETAEICIGDGTYLNNDFTAIAEAKKIEIGHRCLIGPRVTIFDSDFHVLRVSDRTNATAIVQRSVKIGDDVFIGAGAIVLKGVSIGDGAVIGAGAVVVSDIPPNVIAAGNPATLVRSL encoded by the coding sequence TTGACACTGCTCGGTCAACTGCAGAAGCTAAGAATACTAGTCTATGAAATTGTATCAACTAATAAGCTCTCCGGCCAAGGACTGCGCATTTTTCAACCAGTGCATGCGCTTGGTAGCGGCAAGATTACGATTGGACGCAATGTGACGATCGGAGTGTTTCCGTCGCCTGGGTATTTCAGTGGCGCTTGCCATATCGAAGTGCGAAGTGAAACGGCCGAGATCTGCATCGGCGATGGCACCTACCTGAACAATGACTTCACTGCGATTGCAGAGGCCAAAAAAATCGAAATTGGCCATCGTTGCTTGATTGGGCCAAGGGTCACAATTTTTGATAGTGACTTCCATGTGCTGCGCGTTTCAGATCGAACAAACGCTACGGCCATCGTGCAGCGGTCAGTGAAGATCGGCGATGACGTCTTTATCGGTGCGGGAGCCATCGTCCTCAAGGGTGTCTCGATTGGCGACGGGGCAGTGATCGGCGCTGGTGCGGTCGTTGTCTCTGATATTCCGCCAAATGTTATAGCCGCCGGTAACCCGGCCACTCTTGTCAGGTCACTGTGA
- a CDS encoding O-antigen translocase, giving the protein MLRSSSIIGGASVVNILASLVKMKIAAVLLGPAGVGLVGLYQSLMQTAGSVAGLGLTNSGTRQIAAASADGGAAEVGRVRRALFWGTLAQAILGAALFWLASGWIATRFVADPERAAQVAWLSLGVGLSVAAGAQSALLIGLRRIGDIARVQVGSGSGGAVLGVAALWLWGEDGLIAMVLAAPVVTFLLGHLYVSRLERPSGPSDPLPLLAREWSAMARLGFAFMMSGLIAMAGFLAVRVLVQRELGAEALGQFQAAWAIGMTYLGFVLGAMGTDYYPRLTAAIGDRAAAVRLVNEQTEVALLLCGPVIVAMLGCAPWVIRLLYTAEFGPAVEILRWQLLGDIFKVMSWPLGFIILAAGAGKTFIVTESLGICVFVLGVYFGLPLIGVTATGVAFLALYVVHLPLVWWLGRRQIGFCWTRAVRVQAIAVIGAAVAVDSAARWSEPLGAVLGMVLALGMAFWTVMRLSEKTGAGGRLGRMAALGERVRNG; this is encoded by the coding sequence ATGCTACGGTCCTCGTCGATTATCGGCGGGGCATCTGTGGTGAATATCCTCGCTAGCCTCGTGAAAATGAAAATTGCGGCGGTACTGCTGGGCCCGGCCGGGGTGGGGCTCGTGGGTCTTTATCAGAGCTTGATGCAGACTGCCGGGTCTGTTGCTGGGCTGGGCTTGACCAATTCCGGCACTCGCCAGATTGCGGCGGCCAGCGCCGATGGCGGGGCAGCAGAGGTCGGACGTGTTCGACGGGCGCTTTTCTGGGGCACACTCGCCCAAGCGATCCTCGGTGCGGCGCTGTTCTGGCTGGCCAGCGGCTGGATCGCCACACGCTTCGTGGCTGACCCGGAGCGGGCGGCTCAAGTGGCGTGGCTCTCGCTCGGTGTCGGACTTTCGGTCGCGGCTGGGGCGCAGAGCGCACTACTGATCGGGTTGCGCCGGATTGGCGACATTGCTCGGGTGCAGGTCGGCTCGGGTAGCGGGGGGGCAGTGCTCGGTGTGGCGGCGCTCTGGCTCTGGGGCGAGGACGGGCTTATTGCGATGGTCCTGGCGGCGCCGGTCGTTACTTTTCTGCTTGGCCACCTGTACGTCTCGCGGCTCGAGCGGCCTTCCGGCCCGTCCGATCCGCTGCCGCTCCTCGCTCGCGAATGGAGTGCCATGGCGCGGCTCGGCTTCGCCTTCATGATGAGCGGTCTGATCGCCATGGCGGGGTTCCTCGCCGTGCGCGTGCTGGTTCAGCGCGAGCTTGGGGCCGAGGCGCTCGGTCAGTTTCAGGCCGCCTGGGCGATTGGGATGACCTATCTGGGCTTCGTGCTCGGGGCGATGGGGACCGACTACTACCCCCGCCTCACCGCAGCGATCGGCGACCGCGCCGCAGCGGTGCGGCTCGTCAACGAGCAGACCGAGGTCGCGCTGCTTCTCTGCGGCCCCGTGATTGTGGCGATGCTGGGCTGCGCGCCGTGGGTGATCCGGCTGCTCTACACGGCGGAATTTGGCCCTGCGGTCGAGATACTACGCTGGCAGCTTCTGGGCGACATCTTCAAGGTGATGAGTTGGCCGCTCGGCTTTATCATCCTCGCCGCAGGGGCGGGCAAGACCTTCATCGTGACTGAGTCGCTGGGGATATGTGTCTTCGTGCTGGGCGTCTATTTTGGTCTGCCGCTTATCGGGGTCACGGCAACGGGGGTGGCGTTCCTTGCCCTCTACGTCGTCCACCTGCCGCTGGTGTGGTGGCTGGGAAGGCGCCAGATCGGATTTTGTTGGACGCGCGCAGTGCGGGTGCAGGCGATTGCGGTGATTGGGGCCGCCGTCGCGGTGGACTCAGCGGCGCGCTGGTCGGAGCCGCTGGGTGCAGTGCTGGGAATGGTGCTGGCGCTGGGCATGGCGTTCTGGACTGTGATGCGCTTGTCCGAAAAAACTGGAGCGGGCGGAAGGCTCGGTCGCATGGCGGCGCTGGGTGAAAGGGTGAGAAATGGATGA
- a CDS encoding glycosyltransferase, protein MISILLPDLRGGGAERVSVDLARAFAALGHPVEFVLMRAEGDFLSEAQRGFPVVDLDIRKTGQVPVPLARYLRARRPDALIANMWPLTSAAVAGRMLSMQRTRLLLVEHITLSNQYASWGWSHNMMMRASLLTTYRLADRVAAVSEGAARHTAGLAGLGRERVAVLHNPIPPRAVPLLQATTLAERLWNCPPGLRILTVGSLKEQKNHPLLLRAFAAMPRPDARLMILGQGQNETMLRGLAAELGIADRVIFAGFHADPSAFYATANLFVLSSDHEGFGNVIVEALSFGLPVVSTDCPSGPAEILDNGSFGRLVPVGDANALARAMEAALDAPVDRDALRRRAADFAPGIAARKYLDLMGL, encoded by the coding sequence TTGATCTCCATCCTTCTCCCCGACTTGCGCGGTGGCGGTGCCGAGCGGGTCAGTGTCGATCTGGCGCGGGCGTTTGCGGCGCTGGGACATCCGGTTGAATTCGTGCTCATGCGGGCAGAGGGGGATTTTCTAAGCGAAGCGCAGCGGGGTTTCCCGGTGGTCGATCTGGACATTCGGAAGACCGGGCAGGTTCCCGTGCCCCTCGCCCGTTATCTGCGTGCACGTCGCCCCGATGCGCTGATCGCGAACATGTGGCCGCTGACATCGGCCGCGGTTGCTGGTCGCATGTTGTCGATGCAGCGAACACGCCTCCTTCTTGTGGAGCACATTACGCTCTCGAACCAATATGCTTCCTGGGGTTGGTCCCATAACATGATGATGCGGGCCAGTCTTCTTACGACCTATCGTCTGGCCGATCGTGTTGCCGCAGTGTCAGAAGGGGCGGCGCGCCATACCGCAGGGCTGGCAGGGTTGGGCAGGGAGCGCGTCGCTGTTCTCCACAATCCGATCCCACCGCGTGCAGTGCCGCTGCTTCAGGCCACGACGTTGGCCGAGCGCCTCTGGAATTGCCCGCCGGGGCTGCGAATCCTGACGGTGGGAAGCCTGAAAGAGCAGAAAAACCACCCCCTTCTCTTACGAGCCTTCGCCGCCATGCCGCGACCGGACGCACGGCTGATGATTTTGGGTCAGGGCCAGAACGAAACGATGTTGCGGGGACTTGCGGCAGAGCTTGGCATTGCCGACCGTGTGATCTTTGCCGGTTTCCATGCCGATCCTTCGGCCTTCTATGCGACCGCCAACCTGTTCGTTCTATCCTCGGACCATGAAGGCTTCGGCAACGTGATTGTCGAGGCGTTGTCTTTTGGCTTGCCCGTCGTGTCTACCGATTGTCCCTCGGGCCCGGCGGAAATCCTCGATAACGGCAGCTTCGGCCGCCTGGTCCCGGTGGGCGATGCGAACGCCCTGGCGCGCGCGATGGAGGCGGCGCTCGACGCGCCCGTGGACCGCGACGCCCTGCGCCGCCGGGCGGCAGACTTTGCGCCCGGCATCGCGGCACGGAAGTACCTCGACCTCATGGGCCTGTGA